One Nocardia sp. BMG111209 DNA segment encodes these proteins:
- a CDS encoding cytochrome c oxidase subunit 3, with protein MTVSDRDLPDTARPPAEPTTRLPGDLDMWVMILGDLFFFGCYFVAYMIFRARSPEAFAAAQQHLNMGIGVANTVVLLTSSMFAASAVAAARSGAVRTARRLILATGACGLIFAALKAVEWHQEISRGFTVSDEFFSFYYVLTGVHLAHVALGLLILGVVDRELRRRQRVAFVEQGVLFWHMIDLLWLVIFAIVYLMR; from the coding sequence ATGACCGTCTCCGACCGGGATCTGCCCGACACCGCACGGCCCCCGGCCGAACCCACGACCCGGCTGCCCGGCGATCTCGACATGTGGGTGATGATCCTCGGCGATCTGTTCTTCTTCGGCTGTTACTTCGTCGCCTACATGATCTTCCGCGCTCGCTCGCCGGAGGCGTTCGCGGCGGCCCAGCAGCATCTTAACATGGGTATCGGCGTGGCCAATACCGTTGTGCTGCTGACCAGTTCGATGTTCGCCGCGTCGGCGGTGGCCGCGGCCCGGTCCGGCGCGGTGCGCACCGCGCGCCGGCTGATCCTCGCCACCGGCGCGTGCGGGCTGATCTTCGCCGCCCTCAAGGCGGTCGAATGGCATCAGGAGATCTCCCGCGGCTTCACCGTATCCGACGAATTCTTCAGCTTCTACTACGTGCTGACCGGCGTGCATCTGGCGCATGTCGCGCTGGGCCTGCTGATCCTCGGTGTGGTGGACCGGGAACTGCGCCGCCGGCAGCGCGTGGCGTTCGTCGAGCAGGGTGTTCTGTTCTGGCACATGATCGACCTGCTCTGGCTGGTCATCTTCGCCATCGTCTACCTCATGAGGTGA
- a CDS encoding TetR/AcrR family transcriptional regulator, with product MPKVSPDQKPDYRQTRAVPVRARSQASREAIRQAAMALWRTRGFADTTVTDICKAAGVSKALFYVYFSRREDVLLEFEVFTMRDAHDAATALAGTPYELPDLITTIVGTLEHRLRTYPPELISETFLEIYRLEQRAIAAEAPDTDLAPLFLEPFRRARDDGKLPADIDLTRAARIAQVLVADAIRCWAARGLTGPPPTTLAREIATLVATIR from the coding sequence ATGCCGAAGGTTTCCCCGGACCAGAAGCCTGACTACCGTCAGACTCGCGCCGTGCCGGTCCGGGCCCGCTCCCAGGCCAGCCGGGAGGCCATCCGGCAGGCCGCCATGGCCCTGTGGCGCACCCGGGGCTTCGCCGACACCACCGTCACCGATATCTGCAAGGCGGCCGGCGTCTCGAAAGCCCTGTTCTACGTGTACTTCTCCCGCCGCGAGGACGTCCTGCTGGAGTTCGAGGTCTTCACCATGCGCGACGCCCACGACGCGGCCACGGCCCTCGCCGGCACCCCCTACGAACTCCCCGACCTGATCACCACGATCGTCGGCACCCTGGAACACCGCCTGCGCACCTACCCCCCGGAACTGATCTCGGAAACCTTCCTGGAGATCTACCGCCTGGAACAGCGCGCCATCGCCGCCGAGGCCCCCGACACCGACCTCGCCCCCCTGTTCCTCGAACCCTTCCGCCGGGCCCGCGACGACGGCAAACTCCCCGCCGACATCGACCTCACCCGAGCCGCCCGCATAGCCCAGGTCCTCGTCGCCGACGCCATCCGCTGCTGGGCCGCCCGCGGCCTCACCGGCCCACCTCCCACCACCCTCGCCCGCGAAATAGCCACCCTGGTCGCCACCATCCGCTGA
- a CDS encoding DUF4352 domain-containing protein, with product MNYPGPHPQQPFPPPPPGYPPYAGNFPQPPRKKSGTGRILLIVVVSIIALCGVGGLLTHGSSKSASPTPAAAGAPGAKAAAGAGDSNGRSSVGPNTPTRDGKFEFTVTAVQSGVATVGNNSFLQKTAQGAYTIVSITVHNISAVPYGFSPSDQTLFDSQNRKFANDASAAMNLQPDTSLYADINPGNTVTAQVVFDLPADATADHIVLHDSMFSGGTTVSLR from the coding sequence ATGAACTATCCCGGCCCCCATCCGCAGCAGCCGTTCCCGCCACCGCCGCCGGGCTATCCGCCCTACGCCGGAAATTTTCCGCAACCACCTCGAAAAAAGAGCGGGACCGGTCGGATCCTGTTGATCGTCGTCGTCTCGATAATCGCCCTGTGTGGCGTCGGTGGGCTGCTCACCCACGGCAGCAGCAAATCGGCGTCGCCCACGCCTGCGGCAGCCGGTGCGCCGGGTGCGAAGGCCGCCGCCGGAGCCGGCGATTCGAATGGCCGTTCGTCGGTGGGTCCCAACACCCCGACCCGGGACGGGAAATTCGAATTCACCGTCACTGCCGTGCAATCCGGCGTGGCAACGGTAGGGAACAACTCGTTCCTGCAGAAGACGGCGCAGGGTGCATACACCATCGTCTCGATCACCGTGCACAACATCTCGGCCGTGCCCTACGGTTTCTCCCCGTCGGATCAGACGCTCTTCGATTCGCAGAACCGCAAGTTCGCCAACGATGCGTCCGCCGCGATGAATCTGCAGCCCGACACCAGCCTGTACGCCGACATCAACCCGGGCAACACGGTCACCGCCCAGGTGGTGTTCGACCTGCCGGCCGACGCCACCGCGGACCACATCGTGCTGCACGACTCGATGTTCTCCGGCGGCACCACCGTCTCTCTGCGCTGA
- a CDS encoding 4-hydroxybenzoate 3-monooxygenase → MRADGSTHTTAVLILGAGPAGLVLGNLLQAAGVECIVLERRSRAHIEQRARAGFLAPESVAVLREHDLDAGLRAAGQTHGVCEFRSAIGRFELNYAELGRCEPHTVYPQQHLVTDLVAEFLRRGGDLRFELTAEQIHDRFGDRPAVLARDAEGREHRFTARYLAGCDGARGLARQVVTVARTAHEYDITWLALLAQAPPTTATVVYGVHADGFAGQMPRSADITRYYLQCAPHGEALEWEESRIWAELARRLGADRYGPLREGAIIERSLVHLRSEILDPLREGTLFLAGDAATSISPSAAKGANLAVLGARALAHAFTRAVRHDDPTALDRYSDELLPRILRAQHFSNTMIELLHPPAGPRAAFRRDLQRAQLHSLATSRSHRDFFAESYVDI, encoded by the coding sequence GTGCGCGCCGATGGCAGTACCCACACCACTGCGGTTCTGATCCTGGGCGCGGGCCCGGCCGGTCTCGTACTCGGCAACCTGCTGCAGGCGGCCGGCGTCGAGTGCATCGTCCTGGAACGGCGCAGCCGGGCCCATATCGAACAGCGGGCCCGAGCCGGATTCCTCGCGCCGGAGAGCGTCGCCGTACTGCGCGAGCACGACCTCGACGCGGGTCTGCGGGCCGCCGGACAGACCCACGGCGTCTGCGAATTCCGCAGTGCCATCGGCCGATTCGAGCTGAACTACGCCGAGCTGGGCCGATGCGAACCGCATACGGTATATCCGCAGCAACATCTGGTCACCGACCTGGTCGCCGAATTCCTCCGGCGCGGCGGCGATCTGCGCTTCGAGCTGACCGCCGAGCAGATCCACGACCGCTTCGGCGACCGTCCGGCGGTACTGGCCCGGGACGCCGAGGGCCGCGAACATCGTTTCACCGCACGCTATCTCGCCGGTTGCGACGGCGCCCGCGGCCTCGCCCGGCAGGTGGTCACCGTCGCCCGCACCGCGCACGAATACGACATCACCTGGCTGGCACTGCTGGCCCAGGCCCCGCCGACCACCGCCACGGTCGTCTACGGGGTGCACGCCGACGGCTTCGCCGGGCAGATGCCCCGCAGCGCCGACATCACCCGGTACTACCTGCAGTGCGCCCCGCACGGCGAGGCGCTGGAGTGGGAGGAGTCGCGGATCTGGGCGGAACTGGCCCGGCGGCTCGGCGCCGACCGGTACGGGCCGCTGCGGGAGGGCGCGATCATCGAGCGCAGCCTGGTACACCTGCGGTCGGAGATCCTCGATCCGCTGCGGGAGGGGACGCTGTTCCTGGCCGGCGACGCGGCCACCTCGATCAGCCCGTCCGCGGCCAAGGGCGCGAATCTGGCCGTCCTCGGCGCCCGTGCCCTGGCCCACGCCTTCACCCGCGCCGTCCGCCACGACGACCCCACCGCACTGGACCGCTACTCGGACGAACTGCTACCGAGAATACTTCGCGCGCAACACTTCTCGAACACCATGATCGAGCTGCTGCATCCGCCGGCCGGCCCGCGGGCCGCGTTCCGGCGCGATCTGCAGCGCGCTCAGCTGCACAGCCTGGCCACCTCGCGCTCTCATCGGGACTTCTTCGCGGAAAGCTACGTCGACATCTGA
- a CDS encoding methyltransferase, whose amino-acid sequence MTRSLALSTLDPADLDQVDAAVRFIRTHDGARVLAAVVPDLTEAQRAAVAAHCRLAHAAVLVFPPDLRALDEALAAHEITARPPVPSVVVRQRLAARHGLPADGLPVSIVRAGVPAADGTPCEIEIFALVDGPAQVAADERDAAHETHVALATGPIDAVTLIGLRALLTGPGRMACDGGGYNEHEDSTVLYFAGTGPARPQHRLELFVAGHHPEVLATHLAETADPATRLLRLLTGAWATQALAATAELGLADRLAAAPGSTAADLAHRTGTDPDALARLLRYLADLDVVRPAGDGWALTDTGAPLATTAERSLHPLARLYAGFFYESFAQLGYSVRTGRTAFDQHFGQHHFDYFAAEPDRAAIFDDAMAAGAAMFGRVGNLLDCTGANTVVDIGGGNGELLAGVLQANPRLRGVLFERAVTLEQARPGLRAAGLLDRCELVPGDFTESVPGGGDIYLLSRVLHDWDDEQCATILRRCAAAMPAHADLYIVERLLPETGTGSLAPAWDLHMLCNVGGRERDYAHYETLLAAAGLKLLGQRRLPLDFALLHVVRG is encoded by the coding sequence ATGACCCGTTCGCTGGCACTATCGACTCTCGACCCGGCCGACCTGGATCAGGTGGACGCGGCCGTCCGATTCATCCGAACCCACGACGGCGCACGGGTACTCGCCGCCGTGGTGCCCGACCTGACCGAGGCCCAGCGCGCCGCCGTCGCCGCGCACTGCCGGCTCGCGCACGCCGCGGTCCTGGTGTTCCCGCCGGATCTGCGGGCCCTGGACGAGGCGCTGGCCGCGCACGAGATCACCGCCCGGCCGCCGGTGCCGAGTGTCGTCGTGCGGCAACGACTGGCCGCCCGGCACGGTCTGCCCGCCGACGGCCTGCCGGTGTCGATCGTGCGCGCCGGTGTGCCCGCGGCCGACGGAACACCCTGCGAGATAGAGATTTTCGCGCTGGTGGACGGCCCCGCGCAGGTGGCGGCCGACGAGCGCGACGCGGCGCACGAGACCCATGTGGCCCTGGCCACCGGCCCGATCGACGCCGTCACCCTCATCGGGCTGCGGGCACTGCTGACCGGACCCGGCCGGATGGCCTGCGACGGTGGCGGTTACAACGAGCACGAGGACAGCACCGTGCTGTACTTCGCCGGTACCGGTCCCGCCCGGCCGCAGCACCGGCTGGAACTGTTCGTCGCGGGCCACCATCCGGAGGTCCTGGCCACACATCTGGCCGAGACCGCCGACCCGGCCACCCGATTGCTGCGACTGCTGACCGGCGCGTGGGCCACCCAGGCGCTGGCCGCCACCGCCGAGCTCGGCCTCGCCGACCGGCTCGCCGCCGCACCCGGCAGCACCGCCGCCGACCTCGCGCACCGGACCGGCACCGATCCGGACGCACTGGCCCGGCTGCTGCGCTACCTCGCCGACCTGGATGTGGTCCGGCCCGCCGGCGACGGCTGGGCCCTGACCGACACCGGCGCCCCGCTGGCCACCACGGCCGAGCGTTCGCTGCATCCGCTGGCCCGCCTCTACGCCGGCTTCTTCTACGAATCCTTCGCCCAGCTGGGCTATTCCGTGCGCACCGGGCGTACCGCCTTCGATCAGCACTTCGGGCAGCACCATTTCGACTACTTCGCGGCCGAGCCCGATCGCGCGGCGATATTCGACGACGCCATGGCCGCGGGCGCCGCGATGTTCGGCCGCGTCGGGAATCTGCTCGACTGTACCGGCGCGAATACGGTGGTCGACATCGGCGGCGGCAACGGTGAGCTGCTCGCCGGTGTGCTGCAAGCGAATCCGCGGTTGCGCGGGGTGCTGTTCGAGCGGGCCGTCACCCTGGAGCAGGCGCGGCCGGGCCTGCGAGCGGCCGGTCTGCTCGACCGTTGCGAGCTGGTCCCCGGCGATTTCACCGAGTCGGTGCCCGGCGGCGGCGACATCTACCTGCTGTCGCGGGTCCTGCACGACTGGGACGACGAGCAGTGCGCGACGATCCTGCGGCGCTGTGCCGCGGCCATGCCCGCGCACGCGGATCTCTACATCGTCGAGCGCCTGCTGCCCGAAACCGGTACCGGCTCACTGGCTCCGGCGTGGGATCTGCACATGCTCTGCAATGTCGGTGGCCGCGAACGCGATTACGCCCACTACGAGACGCTGCTCGCCGCCGCCGGTCTGAAACTGCTGGGGCAGCGGCGGTTACCGCTGGACTTCGCGCTGCTGCACGTCGTCCGCGGCTGA
- a CDS encoding TetR/AcrR family transcriptional regulator, producing the protein MARWEPGTAERLQQAALELFASRGYEQTTATEIAQSVGLTERTFFRHFADKREVLFHGQELLQGAFLTGMDSAPAGAGALDVVIVAMHSAATEFFPAERRPHSRARQTIIDRNPALRERERHKLATLGATVAAALRDRGIGELPAVLAAESGIMVFRLAFGLWIREGEQRSLADIQTAVFGELFTLTATAAGSAADDVQQREVQR; encoded by the coding sequence ATGGCGCGTTGGGAACCCGGGACCGCGGAGCGGCTGCAACAGGCCGCGCTCGAGCTGTTCGCGAGCCGCGGGTACGAGCAGACCACCGCCACCGAGATCGCGCAGTCCGTCGGACTCACCGAACGGACCTTCTTCCGGCACTTCGCCGACAAGCGGGAGGTGCTGTTCCACGGTCAGGAACTGCTCCAGGGGGCGTTCCTGACCGGGATGGACAGCGCGCCCGCCGGGGCGGGGGCACTGGACGTGGTCATCGTCGCGATGCATTCGGCCGCGACGGAATTCTTCCCCGCCGAACGTCGCCCGCATTCCCGGGCGCGGCAGACGATCATCGATCGGAATCCGGCACTGCGGGAACGGGAACGGCACAAGCTCGCGACGCTCGGCGCCACGGTGGCGGCCGCCCTGCGCGACCGCGGGATCGGTGAGCTGCCGGCCGTGCTCGCGGCGGAATCCGGCATCATGGTGTTCCGGCTGGCCTTCGGACTGTGGATCCGCGAGGGCGAACAACGGTCCCTCGCGGACATCCAGACCGCGGTGTTCGGCGAACTCTTCACCTTGACCGCGACGGCGGCCGGGTCAGCCGCGGACGACGTGCAGCAGCGCGAAGTCCAGCGGTAA
- a CDS encoding SDR family oxidoreductase, whose translation MRVFVTGASGWIGSAIVDELLAAGHEVTGLARSDASAAALATKGALVRRGDLDDPAGIHAGAEAADAVFHLANKHDWSDLAGTAAAERTAVQTIVDTLAGSGRPFLLASGVAGLAYGRPATEADPSPAHGPDSPRGGTENLALEYVDRGVHAVSLRFSPTVHGMGDHGFISVIANIARQQGVSGYPADGANRWAAVHRTDAARMAVLGLAKAPAGARLHAVAEEGVSTREIAEAIGRALDLPVAAVAPEDVAGHFGWIGAFFAADLTASSTATRELLGWTPTGPALLDDIAAGAYPA comes from the coding sequence ATGCGCGTTTTCGTCACCGGAGCCTCCGGCTGGATCGGCTCCGCCATCGTCGACGAACTGCTCGCCGCCGGTCACGAGGTCACCGGCCTGGCCAGGTCGGACGCCTCGGCCGCGGCCCTGGCGACCAAGGGCGCCCTGGTCCGCCGCGGCGACCTGGACGATCCGGCCGGTATCCACGCCGGCGCCGAGGCGGCCGACGCCGTCTTCCACCTCGCCAACAAGCACGACTGGTCCGACCTGGCCGGCACGGCCGCCGCCGAACGCACGGCGGTGCAGACCATCGTCGACACCCTCGCCGGATCGGGCCGGCCGTTCCTGCTGGCATCGGGCGTGGCCGGGCTCGCCTACGGCCGCCCGGCCACCGAGGCCGACCCGAGCCCGGCCCACGGACCGGACTCGCCGCGCGGCGGCACCGAGAATCTCGCACTGGAATACGTCGACCGCGGCGTGCACGCCGTCAGCCTGCGCTTCTCGCCGACCGTGCACGGCATGGGCGACCACGGCTTCATCTCGGTCATCGCGAATATCGCGAGGCAGCAAGGCGTCTCGGGATATCCGGCCGACGGCGCCAACCGCTGGGCCGCGGTGCACCGCACCGACGCCGCGCGCATGGCGGTGCTCGGCCTGGCCAAGGCGCCGGCCGGCGCGCGGCTGCACGCCGTCGCGGAGGAGGGCGTATCCACTCGCGAGATCGCCGAGGCGATCGGCCGCGCGCTCGATCTGCCCGTCGCCGCCGTCGCCCCCGAGGATGTCGCGGGCCACTTCGGCTGGATCGGCGCCTTCTTCGCCGCCGACCTCACCGCGAGCAGCACCGCCACCCGGGAACTGCTCGGCTGGACCCCCACCGGCCCGGCCCTGCTCGACGATATCGCCGCGGGCGCGTATCCGGCGTGA
- a CDS encoding TNT domain-containing protein — protein MDFDELGMILRGLGVPDSVASIGGYADDHFCLVPVADGTFEVCWFERGAKHDVCVYDSVNTACLGFLGVIGGGLSGLQPVAPGHGVRNALGGASYAHPAVQRLLASDPDTVFGPLPEPEWIRSFVLPEDRGLPIGQRRLIWPDAIRHPDGFTTPAGRAPGRLEIGSVLDSFGPTFTRILYDEGASFGARSLPIDYAQSGYRRWRVLQPTPVWSGAVAPWFGRQGGAIQHKAMTPVIDLVGAGFVEELPL, from the coding sequence ATGGACTTCGACGAACTCGGCATGATCCTGCGCGGGCTCGGGGTGCCCGACTCGGTCGCCTCGATCGGCGGGTACGCCGACGATCATTTCTGCCTGGTGCCCGTCGCGGACGGGACCTTCGAGGTCTGCTGGTTCGAACGCGGCGCGAAACACGATGTGTGCGTGTACGACTCGGTGAACACCGCCTGCCTGGGCTTCCTCGGGGTGATCGGCGGCGGGCTGTCCGGGTTGCAGCCGGTGGCGCCGGGACACGGTGTCCGCAACGCGCTCGGCGGGGCGTCCTACGCGCATCCGGCGGTGCAGCGGCTGCTCGCGAGCGATCCCGACACCGTCTTCGGCCCGCTGCCGGAACCGGAGTGGATCCGGAGTTTCGTCCTCCCCGAGGACCGGGGGCTGCCGATCGGGCAGCGCCGGTTGATCTGGCCGGACGCGATCCGGCACCCCGACGGATTCACCACCCCGGCGGGCCGGGCGCCCGGTCGCCTGGAGATCGGCAGTGTCCTGGATTCCTTCGGGCCCACCTTCACCCGGATCCTGTACGACGAGGGCGCCTCGTTCGGGGCGCGCTCGCTGCCGATCGACTACGCGCAATCCGGCTATCGGCGCTGGCGGGTGCTGCAGCCGACGCCGGTGTGGTCCGGCGCGGTCGCGCCCTGGTTCGGTCGGCAGGGCGGCGCGATCCAGCACAAGGCGATGACGCCGGTGATCGATCTGGTCGGCGCCGGATTCGTCGAGGAACTGCCACTGTGA
- a CDS encoding TetR/AcrR family transcriptional regulator: MATEDPAAPEDVLVVRIPLSAPDVAARPARGPDPRAVRTRTAVATAATRLFLAKGYQGTSVDDIAAAARVSKRSVYNNFGDKQRLFTEIVLGATPTAADFTERLVAGLTEAADVPAALRELARRHLATVAQPAVLRLRRLIILEAGRFPELADEYFRRAPGRVIDALTGAFAALHERGALCAPDPRRAAEHYSYLVLGATLDTALFAPGAELPGPAELDRIADAGATAFLAAYRSK, encoded by the coding sequence ATGGCGACCGAGGATCCGGCGGCGCCGGAAGACGTACTGGTGGTGCGTATTCCGCTGTCCGCCCCCGATGTCGCGGCCCGCCCGGCGCGCGGTCCCGACCCGCGCGCGGTGCGTACCCGCACGGCGGTCGCGACGGCCGCCACGCGGTTGTTCCTGGCGAAGGGCTACCAGGGCACCAGCGTCGACGACATCGCCGCGGCGGCCCGGGTCTCGAAACGCAGCGTGTACAACAACTTCGGGGACAAACAGCGGCTGTTCACCGAGATCGTGCTCGGCGCCACCCCCACCGCCGCGGATTTCACCGAGCGGCTGGTCGCGGGCCTGACCGAGGCCGCGGACGTCCCGGCGGCCCTGCGCGAACTGGCCCGCCGCCACCTCGCCACCGTCGCCCAGCCCGCGGTGCTGCGGCTGCGGCGCCTGATCATCCTGGAGGCCGGGCGTTTTCCCGAACTGGCCGACGAATACTTCCGGCGTGCGCCCGGTCGCGTGATCGATGCGCTGACCGGCGCGTTCGCGGCCCTGCACGAGCGCGGCGCCCTGTGCGCGCCGGACCCGCGGCGCGCGGCCGAGCACTATTCGTATCTCGTCCTCGGCGCCACGCTCGACACGGCCCTGTTCGCACCCGGCGCCGAGTTGCCCGGCCCGGCGGAACTGGATCGGATCGCCGACGCGGGCGCGACCGCATTCCTCGCCGCCTATCGGAGCAAATGA